In Leptospira perdikensis, the genomic window ATTTGTTTCGTTCGGCAAACTTCTCGATAGAATATAAATTTGGCTTTGAGATTTGAAACAAGAGAAAACAAAGTATTCCTTTTTAAACTGATCTTTTCCTGGTTCTGGTTTTGCCACTTCCAAAGTAAAGGTATATGTACCGTCACGATAATCTGATGAATAGATTTCATTGAGAATTCCAGACTGAGGATATTTTTTCTTTATTTTATCTACGAGATTGGTAGTGATAAAGTTTTTTAGAGTTTTTTCAATACCATCTGTAATGATGTCTGAATTTATTTTTTCGTTCACGTTGATGGCTTGAATTTTAAAAAGCCCATGGATCGGATCGAAAAAACTGACATTCTTTTTTCCATCACGAAGTACTGCATAACGTTTATCCACAGGGATTTGTGTTTTGAATAATTCGGAATCTGAAGAATATGTGTTCCCCAATACATCACCATACACTGGATACAATCGTTTGACCGGCATAGATTGGTCATTTTTGTTTTCTAGTGTAGCCAAAAATTTATCTTTAGTGCGATCAAAAAATCGGTTGTCCTGATTGTAGTTTTCTACTTCATTAAAAATGTTAAAAGTTGGTAATAGAAGCCAACTGATGAGTCTTCGATATCCAAATTTATAGGTGGTGAAGGTTGGTTTTAGTTCACGTGGTTTTCTTTTCTGCACTGTGAAATAATGATTTTCATAATTCACTGCGGGAATGATTCCGAGTGAAACTAAAAATAGAATCACATTGTAATTATCTTTTTCTCGTTTTGAATAATACAAGTGATAGTATGTATCACAGTTTTCAACATCGCTAAACATGAGTGAGATATCTTCCGAGGTATAAAAAAATGTATCTGCATCCGTAATTTCTGCATATTTCACTAGAGTTTTTTTATCTTGAGGTGTCGCAGTTATGTTTTTAATTTGTTTGAACCTTTCGAATGATCTCTCTGTACGAAATGATTCTAGATCTTTTTTATGGGGCCAAGATTCAGGGATTCCATAAATTTGTTTAATATGTCTCGTGTTTGTATTTTTGAGTTTTAAGTTTGTACGAATGTTTTCTATGAATTGAGGATCGATGGCACCTGAATTTTCAGGAGAGATTTCATTCGCAGAATTTGCTTCTTTGAACTTCATAATTGAAACAAAACAAGAAGTCCCTGCCTCTCCCAGAACATTTGGTCCTTCAGAAAGAGGCAGTTCGTTACCTGGATTTGGCGAAACACGTGTGTGATACCAACTAATTTGGCAATTGCAAAGAAAGAAAAACAAAACGAGATAGGATTTCATGATTCACCCATTCCGAACTTTGATTAGATTTTGGGTTTTGTCAAAGAGAAAACTAAAACTAACAAGGCGTTGGTGTATCGTAAAACGAATCACGTTATTGAACGACGGGTTGATTTTAGCCAAGCCCTTATGGAAATTTGGATTTGGTAAAATGGAAATGGGAACAAAACCATTTGTGGAAGATTTTCCATCCCATGAAGAAAGAGAATGGGAACGAAGGCCCGAAAATGCGGGAAAACCACCCATAGAGGGTGAGTGGGTGGGGAAACTGTGTAAAATTTTGTTTCCAAAATGGCCAATTTTTCCATAACTACTACTAGTATATGGAAATATTTGTTACAGCCGTCACGATTTTCGTCCTCGCGATCTTCGTGGGATTTGAAATCATCACAAAAATCCCTCCCATCCTCCACACCCCGCTTATGTCGGGTTCCAACGCCATTTCCGGCATTACCTTAATTGGTGCTCTTTATGCTGCCGGAATCCAAGAAAGTAACATTACCAAAATTTTGGGTCTTCTCTCGGTAATTTTTGCTACGATCAACGTAGTAGGTGGGTTTCTCGTAACTCACAGAATGCTTGGAATGTTTAAGAAAAAGGATACGCCGAAATAATGGAACTACTTAGCATTCTTAACCTAACATATCTCGTTGCTTCCATCCTTTTTATTGTGGGAATCAAACAGCTGGCTCATCCAAAAACAGCAACCAGAGGAAACTTACTCGGTGCCTTGGGTATGCTCATTGCCGTTGTTGCAACTCTCTTCGACCAAGCCATCTTAACTTATGATTGGATCCTTGTTGGAGTTCTTATTGGATCTCTTATCGGTATCATCTTAGCGATCAAAATCCAAATGACTGCCATGCCACAACTTGTAGCTGTCTTAAATGGATTTGGTGGAATTGCTTCTGTTTTTGTTGCAGGTGCTGCATTACAACTTTCCATTCCTAAGTATGCAACCGCAGTTAATTACCAAGAGATTGTTTCCATAGTTTTCTCTGCCATTGTTGGTGGTATCACCTTCTCTGGAAGTTTTATCGCCTTCGGTAAGTTACAAGGTTTTATTACAGAAAAAGCAGTTCGTTATCCTGGAGATCAACTGGTAAAAATCTTAATCGGTCTTACTGCAATTGGTCTTGGTGTTTATGGATGTTTAGAACCAACGGATGAATCTATTTATTGGATTTTAAGTGGAGTGAGTTTACTGCTTGGTATATTCCTTGTGATTCCAATTGGTGGAGCTGACATGCCGGTTGTTATCTCCCTTCTTAACTCCTATTCGGGAATTGCTGCTTCAGCTACCGGATTTGTTCTTAATAATAATGTTCTTATCATTTCTGGATCCCTTGTGGGTGCTTCTGGAATCATTCTAACACAAATCATGTGTAAAGCGATGAATCGTAGTTTGACGAACGTTCTCTTCGGAGGATTCGGGGCTGTCGCTACAGAAATGAAAGATGATGGCGATTTTTACTCAGGTAAAGTCAAATCAACGAGTGCGGAAGAAGTTGCTATGCTTTTAGATGTAGCAAGAAGTGTAGTGATTGTCCCTGGTTATGGTATGGCTGTAGCACAAGCGCAACATACTGTTCGGGATTTATACCAACTTTTAACTGCTCGTGGTATCGATGTAACATTTGCAATTCATCCAGTTGCAGGTCGTATGCCTGGTCATATGAACGTATTACTTGCTGAAGCAGATATTCCTTATGATCGATTGAAAGAGATGGACGAGATCAATAGTACTTTCGAAAATGTTGATGTTGTGATAGTCAATGGTGCGAATGATGTGACTAACCCACTTGCAAAAACAGATCCAAAATCACCGATTGCCGGTATGCCGATTTTGGATGTTGGAAATGCAAAAACGGTAGTTGTGATCAAACGTTCCTTGAGTCCTGGATTTGCAGGAGTGCCTAACCCACTCTTCATTGCTGACAACTGTTTGATGTTGTTTGGTGATGGTAAAAAAGCAACTCAAGAGATGATCGCAGCTTTAAAAGAATCTTAGAGCCGGAAAATATGAAGAAACAAGTCTATATCGTTGATGACCACCCTCTTGTAGTAGATGCACTACAAAACTTAATAGCTAAATCAGAAGATTTAGAGTGCATCGGGAGTGCGGATAACATTGAAAAATCATTTAATGATATAGAAAAACTGCAACCTAGTTTGGTCTTAATTGATATCCAACTCAAACAGAACCAAAATGGTTTGCAGTTACTCAAACGCCTAAGAACAACTTTTCCTAACATCGCCGTCATCATTATTAGTATGTTGACGGATGATACATTTGTAGATCGCGCCTTTAAATTAGGTGCTATGGGATATGTTTTTAAAGAAGACACAACCACACAAATTGTAGAAGCCATTCATACAGTATTAAAAGGCGATTATTTTGTAAGTTCCTCGCAAGCCACACGACTGCTTGGACATTTATATAGAGCCTCTCAAAAAGACGAAAAAGACCCTATCGACAGATTGTCTAATCGTGAATTGGAAGTGTTTCTGATGATCGGCGAAGGTATGCCGGTGAAGGAAATTGCAGCCAATATGGGCCTTGCACCTTCTACGATTGAAACCTTAAGATCTCGAATCAAATCTAAACTCAGCATTACGGAAAACGAAAAACTAATTCGTGTGGCTGTAGAATGGAAATACACTCAAGCCAAAACCGACATCGTCGTTTCTTAATTTATCTAAATTAGTATTAAGAATTAGGATTTATCATTTAGATTCTAATTCTTAACTTTTTAGTATTTTAAACAAACTAATAACGCAGTTTGAAGTAGTGATAAAGTAAATCTTTT contains:
- a CDS encoding NAD(P)(+) transhydrogenase (Re/Si-specific) subunit beta → MELLSILNLTYLVASILFIVGIKQLAHPKTATRGNLLGALGMLIAVVATLFDQAILTYDWILVGVLIGSLIGIILAIKIQMTAMPQLVAVLNGFGGIASVFVAGAALQLSIPKYATAVNYQEIVSIVFSAIVGGITFSGSFIAFGKLQGFITEKAVRYPGDQLVKILIGLTAIGLGVYGCLEPTDESIYWILSGVSLLLGIFLVIPIGGADMPVVISLLNSYSGIAASATGFVLNNNVLIISGSLVGASGIILTQIMCKAMNRSLTNVLFGGFGAVATEMKDDGDFYSGKVKSTSAEEVAMLLDVARSVVIVPGYGMAVAQAQHTVRDLYQLLTARGIDVTFAIHPVAGRMPGHMNVLLAEADIPYDRLKEMDEINSTFENVDVVIVNGANDVTNPLAKTDPKSPIAGMPILDVGNAKTVVVIKRSLSPGFAGVPNPLFIADNCLMLFGDGKKATQEMIAALKES
- a CDS encoding NAD(P) transhydrogenase subunit alpha; this encodes MEIFVTAVTIFVLAIFVGFEIITKIPPILHTPLMSGSNAISGITLIGALYAAGIQESNITKILGLLSVIFATINVVGGFLVTHRMLGMFKKKDTPK
- a CDS encoding response regulator transcription factor — protein: MKKQVYIVDDHPLVVDALQNLIAKSEDLECIGSADNIEKSFNDIEKLQPSLVLIDIQLKQNQNGLQLLKRLRTTFPNIAVIIISMLTDDTFVDRAFKLGAMGYVFKEDTTTQIVEAIHTVLKGDYFVSSSQATRLLGHLYRASQKDEKDPIDRLSNRELEVFLMIGEGMPVKEIAANMGLAPSTIETLRSRIKSKLSITENEKLIRVAVEWKYTQAKTDIVVS